Proteins encoded by one window of Simiduia curdlanivorans:
- a CDS encoding sugar nucleotide-binding protein translates to MAINILLTDTSSPLGIGLRNKFESTTFRFVAEHPAELSWRDESQVREYLAEVKPHLVLNTIGWGEGTAIKPDLLADGAECLGRCLAGSSASVLHLSSYRIFHGEGKVSHTEADVPKAASDLSKAFAQAESAILGALPSSLVLRSSWVLSTEGGSLLARLLADFEAGRSTVISEHWRGTPVMVSDVVRAVYAVTQQIIYGANNWGVMHFGSSDVCSESVFAHKIQDMVQAETGRLLQLEAIETETDNSAVLEVRRLRDCFGLQPRSWRQGLRPAVRRWLDRRGLLAEVDSAVVEND, encoded by the coding sequence ATGGCCATTAATATTCTGCTAACGGACACTTCCTCCCCTTTAGGTATTGGCCTGAGAAATAAGTTCGAGTCCACAACATTTCGTTTTGTTGCCGAGCATCCAGCCGAGCTGAGTTGGCGCGATGAGTCGCAAGTGCGCGAATACCTAGCCGAAGTCAAACCGCATCTCGTGCTTAACACCATCGGCTGGGGCGAGGGCACGGCGATTAAGCCCGATTTGTTAGCCGACGGCGCCGAGTGTTTGGGTCGGTGTTTGGCCGGATCGTCGGCCTCGGTGTTACACCTGTCGAGCTACCGGATTTTTCATGGCGAGGGCAAGGTCAGCCACACCGAGGCGGATGTGCCGAAGGCGGCAAGCGATTTGTCCAAGGCTTTCGCCCAGGCTGAGTCTGCGATCTTGGGCGCGCTTCCCTCGTCTTTGGTGTTGCGTTCGAGCTGGGTGCTGTCCACCGAGGGCGGCAGTTTGCTGGCTCGGTTGCTGGCCGATTTTGAAGCCGGTCGGTCGACAGTTATCAGCGAGCATTGGCGCGGTACGCCGGTAATGGTTAGCGATGTGGTGCGCGCGGTATACGCGGTTACCCAGCAAATTATTTACGGTGCCAACAACTGGGGCGTGATGCATTTCGGCAGCAGCGATGTGTGTTCTGAGTCGGTATTTGCTCACAAGATTCAAGACATGGTGCAAGCGGAGACCGGACGGCTGTTGCAGTTGGAGGCCATTGAAACGGAAACCGACAACAGTGCCGTGTTAGAGGTTAGGCGTTTGCGCGATTGCTTTGGATTGCAGCCGAGAAGCTGGCGCCAAGGCTTGCGCCCCGCTGTGCGGCGCTGGTTAGATCGGCGCGGCTTGCTCGCCGAAGTGGATTCTGCGGTGGTGGAAAATGACTAG
- the prsK gene encoding XrtA/PEP-CTERM system histidine kinase PrsK — protein MEFSQVSLTAFLCAAILAWVLAGVLFAGRRKNPQLLGFGGAAVIHGANLVAIALTFSNFAISPYYILVLECLHFAAWALALRHMLTRTNRHKLPTSLNVLFAISWPATGLVLLSAITEFEPLYHFSTWVALLLSVACLVCVEQAYRYATENNRQNKLITLSLGALFLYDVYLYSHAIIFQEYDPLLWQSRAAVSIGVCLFIALGSQVLGQQGPLPANLVLSRPIAFYTTSLVAVGSLFMVLSLGGYYVRIYGGNWGSVVYSLVLIAATLMIVTLLMSSRLRARLSVQINKHLFRHKYDYRSEWLRLINFLALPANEEEANERAFLAAASITKALGGALWIRKSDQFVPVFQLSINSQLHLAKEPANSPFCKNMLEAEWIYFPAAKDNQTLSQHNELLPLWAENIHELWLIFPLIAGKELIGFMALSEPQTSSLLTWEDLDLLKTTGRQLASYLKLHQQSEQLAENRQFDTYNKLVAFIIHDLNNLIAQQALVVKNAEKHKHNPAFFDDAISTIDSSVERMRNLLKKLKRGKNELIEEIKITDAVRQAIEECRSGKQQLTSQLDKVTHTIHADEVRLVMTISHFIKNALDATDEDGGVHVTLGVDNNTACITIQDTGCGMDWDFINNRLFKPFDTTKSGKGMGIGAYLSREYIKELDGTLDVFSEVGKGTKVTFTLPVLEPTPFAS, from the coding sequence ATGGAGTTTTCACAAGTATCGCTCACGGCCTTTTTATGTGCCGCCATTCTAGCTTGGGTGCTAGCTGGGGTATTATTTGCCGGCCGACGCAAAAACCCCCAGCTACTCGGCTTTGGCGGCGCGGCGGTTATCCACGGCGCTAACTTAGTCGCCATTGCCCTCACCTTTAGCAACTTCGCGATTTCGCCCTACTATATTTTAGTGCTCGAGTGCCTACATTTTGCCGCCTGGGCACTCGCCTTGCGCCACATGCTCACCCGCACCAACCGGCACAAACTCCCCACCAGCTTGAACGTGCTGTTCGCTATTAGCTGGCCGGCCACGGGGCTAGTACTGCTTTCGGCAATCACTGAGTTCGAGCCGCTGTATCACTTTTCTACTTGGGTGGCGCTGCTGCTGTCGGTCGCCTGTCTCGTCTGTGTCGAGCAAGCCTATCGCTACGCCACAGAAAATAACCGGCAAAATAAATTAATTACCCTAAGCCTTGGCGCACTGTTTTTATACGACGTGTATCTCTATAGCCACGCGATCATTTTCCAAGAATACGACCCCTTGCTGTGGCAATCTCGCGCCGCCGTGTCCATAGGCGTGTGCTTATTTATCGCGCTTGGCAGCCAAGTACTGGGCCAACAGGGGCCGCTGCCGGCAAACCTCGTGCTGTCGCGCCCTATAGCTTTCTACACCACCTCGCTGGTGGCGGTGGGCAGTTTGTTTATGGTGCTCTCACTCGGCGGCTACTATGTACGCATCTACGGCGGCAACTGGGGTTCGGTGGTTTACAGCTTAGTGCTTATTGCCGCCACGTTAATGATTGTCACGCTGCTGATGAGCTCGCGCTTACGGGCACGCCTGTCGGTGCAAATTAATAAACACCTATTTCGCCATAAGTACGATTACCGCAGCGAATGGCTTCGGCTCATTAATTTTTTAGCCCTGCCGGCCAATGAAGAAGAGGCGAACGAACGCGCGTTTCTCGCCGCCGCATCCATTACTAAAGCCTTAGGCGGTGCACTTTGGATACGCAAATCGGACCAATTTGTGCCGGTGTTTCAGCTCTCGATTAACAGCCAATTGCATCTCGCCAAAGAGCCGGCCAACAGCCCCTTCTGTAAAAATATGCTGGAGGCTGAATGGATTTATTTTCCCGCAGCCAAAGATAATCAAACACTCAGCCAGCACAACGAGTTATTGCCACTGTGGGCAGAAAACATTCACGAGCTTTGGCTTATTTTCCCGCTCATTGCCGGCAAAGAATTGATTGGCTTTATGGCCTTAAGTGAACCGCAAACAAGCAGCCTATTAACCTGGGAAGATTTAGACCTACTCAAAACCACCGGCCGGCAGTTGGCCAGCTACCTGAAGCTGCACCAGCAATCTGAGCAGCTAGCGGAGAACCGCCAATTCGACACCTACAATAAGCTTGTGGCCTTTATTATCCACGACCTCAATAACTTAATTGCCCAGCAAGCTCTGGTGGTAAAGAACGCCGAAAAACATAAACACAACCCAGCCTTTTTCGACGACGCCATCAGCACTATCGATAGCTCGGTCGAGCGCATGCGCAACCTATTGAAAAAATTAAAGCGCGGCAAAAATGAATTGATCGAAGAAATTAAAATCACCGATGCCGTGCGTCAAGCAATAGAAGAATGCCGCTCGGGCAAGCAACAACTGACCAGCCAATTAGATAAAGTCACCCATACCATTCACGCCGATGAAGTGCGTCTAGTCATGACCATCAGCCACTTCATCAAAAACGCACTCGATGCAACCGACGAAGATGGCGGCGTGCATGTTACACTCGGCGTCGACAACAACACCGCCTGCATCACCATACAAGATACCGGCTGTGGCATGGATTGGGATTTCATCAACAACCGCCTATTCAAACCCTTTGACACCACCAAATCGGGCAAGGGCATGGGCATTGGTGCATACCTATCCCGCGAGTACATAAAAGAACTCGATGGAACGTTGGATGTATTCTCAGAAGTCGGCAAGGGCACAAAAGTCACCTTCACCCTGCCGGTATTAGAACCCACACCTTTTGCAAGCTAG